A single Cyclopterus lumpus isolate fCycLum1 chromosome 15, fCycLum1.pri, whole genome shotgun sequence DNA region contains:
- the LOC117744006 gene encoding max-interacting protein 1-like, producing the protein MVKYMRQHSELKPEEAPSESDAFMDQQDFGELSDYSLSDVLYSKCSAMDQIGTFMKNVQVLLDAANYIENVEKSNGKCEHGYASTYPETQTAHHQKQRKFKNRKLDNINNRSAHNELEKNRRAHLRLCLERLKSLIPLGPESSRHTTLGLLNKAKAHIKKLEEMDRRSLHQLETLEREQRHLQRQLSQLQTHGDRDRVRTDSQGSHMDSDHSESDREEIQVDVESTEFSHGEMDSVSTSGASDLDDHSSRQSSASDEGYSTCSLKLAFSA; encoded by the exons ATGGTAAAGTACATGCGACAGCACAGCGAGCTGAAACCCGAAGAGGCTCCGTCGGAGTCTGACGCGTTCATGGACCAGCAAGATTTCGGAGAATTGTCCGACTATTCTCTCAGCGACGTTTTATACTCCAAATGTTCCGCAATGGACCAAATCGGCACTTTCATGAAGAACGTGCAAGTGCTGCTCGATGCCGCAAATTACATAGAAAATGTCGAGAAGAGCAACGGAA AATGTGAGCACGGGTATGCTTCGACGTACCCTGAAACCCAGACTGCACATCATCAGAAACAGCGTAAATTCAAGAACAGGAAATTGGACAATATTAACAATAG GTCAGCACACAATGAACTGGAAAAAAATAG ACGAGCACATCTCCGCCTGTGTTTGGAGAGGTTGAAGTCCCTCATCCCTCTGGGACCAGAAAGCAGTCGGCACACCACACTAGGACTGCTGAACAAGGCCAAAGCACATATCAAG AAACTTGAAGAGATGGACCGGAGGAGTCTGCACCAGCTGGAGACCTTAGAGAGGGAACAGAGGCACCTGCAGAGGCAGCTATCCCAGCTGCAGACTCATGGAGACCGGGACCGGGTCCGTACGGACAGCCAGGGCTCCCACATGGACTCTGACCACTCCGAGTCCGACAGAG AGGAGATTCAAGTTGATGTCGAAAGCACTGAGTTCTCCCATGGAGAAATGGACAGCGTAAGCACCAGTGGTGCAAGTGACCTGGATGACCACAGCAGCCGGCAGAGCTCCGCCAGTGATGAGGGCTACTCCACATGCAGTCTAAAACTGGCCTTCTCCGCTTGA
- the smndc1 gene encoding survival of motor neuron-related-splicing factor 30, whose translation MSDDLVKQLSSYKAQLQQVEVALSTDQENEDLLKLQKDLQEVIDLTKDLLTSQPTESSSSTNGSATVPQKHGWKVGDSCMAVWKRDGQVYEAEIEEIDRENGTAAVTFAGYGNAEVIPLQNLKEPEEGKRNNEDGSLKPKSKKEQIAEQREYKKKKAQKKVLRMKELEQEREEQKSKWQQFNNKAYSKNKKGQVKRSIFASPESVNGKVGVGTCGIADKPMTEYNDTSKYNVRHLMPQ comes from the exons ATGTCGGACGACTTGGTGAAACAGTTGAGTAGCTACAAAGCCCAGCTACAGCAAGTAGAAGTTGCTTTATCTACCGACCAAGAAAATGAAGACCTCCTTAAACTCCAGAAAGACTTGCAG GAAGTCATTGATTTGACAAAAGACCTCCTGACCTCACAGCCCACTGAAAGTTCTTCCAGTACCAACGGCTCAGCCACTGTACCCCAGAAGCATGGCTGGAAAGTGGGGGACAGCTGTATGGCTGTTTGGAAACGGGACGGACA GGTGTATGAGGCTGAGATTGAGGAGATAGACCGGGAAAACGGCACTGCAGCCGTTACCTTCGCTGGCTATGGAAATGCTGAAGTGATTCCGCTGCAGAACCTCAAAGAACCAGAGGAGGGCAAGCGTAACAACGAGGACGGGAGTCTAAAGCCAAAATCAAA GAAAGAGCAGatagcagagcagagagagtataagaagaagaaagctcAGAAGAAGGTTCTGAGGATGAAGGAATTGgagcaagagagggaggaacaaaAGTCAAAGTGGCAACAGTTCAACAACAAAGCCTACTCAAAGAACAAGAAAGGAcag gTAAAGAGGAGTATATTTGCATCTCCAGAAAGCGTCAATGGGAAGGTGGGAGTGGGAACTTGTGGTATTGCAGACAAGCCAATGACCGAGTACAACGACACGTCAAAATACAACGTCAGACATCTAATGCCACAATGA